The window AATCCCATTAAGGGCAAGCCCACTAAACTGCCCAGCAGCGTATTCCCCAAATAGTAAGGAAAGCCAAATTTGAGAATAGAGCGCGACTCCTGCCAAAATCGATCAAGTCGCAGACGAATTCCCCTACCCCTAAGTACAGGTTTAATAATGAGATAGCTCCAGACAATTTGGGCAATTGCGGCTAAAAGTAGTCCCTGAACAGCCCCAGCCAGCCCAAATTTCCAAGCAAATACAACCGTAGCCGTACTGCTAACAATCATACCAAGGGATGAGCGTAAAGCATAGGCACGGAAGTCTTGCAAACTGGACAAAAAAAGCAAAGGAACATTGCCCCAGGGTTGCAGCGCGATTAAGATACCCGTTGTCCCTAGCCAGGGTATGGCATCAGGTTGCCCTAGCCAATGCTTAGCTAAGGGTTCGCGGAAAAACCAAATCCCTAAGCCTGTCACAGCACTAACCAGGCAGATTAGAGATAGTCCAACACCGAACAGCCGTCCAACTGCATCTGTCCCAAGTGTCTTATGTTGAGCACCATTGCGTTCCATCGCAACGTCTACACCCAGGGTACTGAATGCTTGAGCCGACTGAGCGAGTGAGAACACCACACTGTAAATCCCCAAGGATTCAGGCCCTAAAAGCCTCGCCAATAATGGTAGTGCTAGAGCACTTGCTAACTTGGAAACAACATTAGCAAGTGTTAGCCAAGCACCACCTTTAATTAATTTAGCGATCGCACTCATGAATTAGAAGGTAGACACAGATATTCGTCATACTCTAAAGCTTCTACACGAGAACCCTGACGGTTGAGTATTTGATACCCTGCACCCTTCAATAGGTTGACCATTTCTTGACAATCGTCTGGTGTAGCTTGCCAGAAGGGATGGACAGCCAGCACTAAGATAGGAGCTGAATCGCTGTTGAGAAGTTTAGTGGCTCCCTTGAGAACCTTAAATTCAGCTCCTTCTACATCTATCTTGACTACTTTAGGCGAGCGGCCCTGTTCAGCCAAAAGGCTATCTAAACTGATTGCTGGTACGTTAATTTGCTGACTGACTTCAGGAGATTCTCCATTGACAGAGCTAGAAAACATCAGAGAGTTACTAGGAGAGCGACCATCATTAAGCAAGCTAAAGCTAACTGACCCCCCATGCTGCTCACAGACTGCGGCTTCTAGCACAGTCACAATAGTTTCACACTGGTTCAATGCAATATGTCGTTTGAGCCAAGCGAGATTAGACGGGCTGGGTTCAACGGCAATTACTCGACCACTGGTACCAACTATTGTGGCGGCTGGTAGTGAAATTAAACCCCAATTGGCTCCAATATCCCAGAAGCTATCTCCTGGTTTCAGCCATTGCTTTAGCCAAGCTACAATATGAGGCTCATAAGTATCCTTAGATAAGGCTAAATCTGGAACCAACTTGTAGATTTCGCCGTTCAAACGTTTGCGAACAAAATTACTGCCAGTATCCCTTAAACATACGGAATAATAGAAAGACCGACCAACCGTAATCAAACTATCAGCTTGCAGTCTTTCTAGCAAGGATTTTACGGAACGAGCAGTTGTGACTATTGGTGTATCGAACATAAAAAAGCTAAAATGCTGCTCTAATGTTATCAATCAGTAAATCTGGAACTGTCATTAATTCAGGGTCGAACCCCCCCTCAAAAACAGTTCGGCTGATGTTATGAGAAAAAACACCAGCATGAAAATGTGCCGGATGCCATATAGTAGGGCACTGTCCCAAATAGGAAGCCCAACCGCTAAATGTACTTCCTGAAGAAGTAATCAACAACTTACTTTTAGACAAGGTAAGCATATCGGCGAGAGCTGAATCAGAGGGCGATCGAGAAACTTGTGGAAGGTTTAATAGTTCGCAAAGCTCGCGATCTTGACCATCTGAAAATAGAGTTACAGGCACCTCATACCCAGCAATTTCGCGGATGGCATCAATCACCCTGACATACCAAGTCATAGGAGTGCGGACATTACCTAGTTTGGTAAAGTCATCCCCTGGTTTAAGCACCTTAAAATCGCCCATTCTAATATGAATACCAATTTGTGGCGCTGGGCGATTATC of the Allocoleopsis franciscana PCC 7113 genome contains:
- a CDS encoding lipopolysaccharide biosynthesis protein, producing MSAIAKLIKGGAWLTLANVVSKLASALALPLLARLLGPESLGIYSVVFSLAQSAQAFSTLGVDVAMERNGAQHKTLGTDAVGRLFGVGLSLICLVSAVTGLGIWFFREPLAKHWLGQPDAIPWLGTTGILIALQPWGNVPLLFLSSLQDFRAYALRSSLGMIVSSTATVVFAWKFGLAGAVQGLLLAAIAQIVWSYLIIKPVLRGRGIRLRLDRFWQESRSILKFGFPYYLGNTLLGSLVGLPLMGLVSQYGGLEQLGYLRVAQSMAALIGFIPSAIAPAAISYLSASSADNDQSYNYLKSVHLRGIWALLLVPTGAVCLLLPDLINGLFGSAYQQTTVLAWLSLWISALAGVTSVLVQYLVVAGKTVRVAWASLLGVICWIIPAFVLVPQYSALGFLLAQALGQMAGLLVVFRPAIVDIKKDSIVLKNLIFLTVNLFFCTLISLWLKIDYFTNYIMVILTILTFSFLLFKHGLYNFEKLRIKKISYKK
- a CDS encoding FkbM family methyltransferase; protein product: MFDTPIVTTARSVKSLLERLQADSLITVGRSFYYSVCLRDTGSNFVRKRLNGEIYKLVPDLALSKDTYEPHIVAWLKQWLKPGDSFWDIGANWGLISLPAATIVGTSGRVIAVEPSPSNLAWLKRHIALNQCETIVTVLEAAVCEQHGGSVSFSLLNDGRSPSNSLMFSSSVNGESPEVSQQINVPAISLDSLLAEQGRSPKVVKIDVEGAEFKVLKGATKLLNSDSAPILVLAVHPFWQATPDDCQEMVNLLKGAGYQILNRQGSRVEALEYDEYLCLPSNS
- a CDS encoding glycosyl transferase → MFLVYPQLPRAGLGNMLLVWARAVLFADINSIPVVAPSWGQIRIGTYLRGERDKRYYGNLFCNKTYLSKINYLFDIATKKNVSHNPAISKLDLSNLELKEIGTHLFIFDSVPHWSDYFIDLKEYQPFIKQKLLSSIRNSVLKTIDNRPAPQIGIHIRMGDFKVLKPGDDFTKLGNVRTPMTWYVRVIDAIREIAGYEVPVTLFSDGQDRELCELLNLPQVSRSPSDSALADMLTLSKSKLLITSSGSTFSGWASYLGQCPTIWHPAHFHAGVFSHNISRTVFEGGFDPELMTVPDLLIDNIRAAF